The following proteins come from a genomic window of Diceros bicornis minor isolate mBicDic1 chromosome 4, mDicBic1.mat.cur, whole genome shotgun sequence:
- the CD1D gene encoding antigen-presenting glycoprotein CD1d isoform X2 → MRCLLFLLLWGLPQIWRSSEGSSNLRSLPVPQRNFPFRCLQISSFLNRSWARTDGLAWLGELQPFVWSNDSDTIRFLKPWSQGKFSHQQWEKLQHLFWVYRSSFTRDIQEFVKMLQTAYPLEIQVSAGCEVHPGNTSESFFHTAFQGRDILSFQGTSWVPAPDAPQWAKKIIGVLNHDQGTKEAVQLLLNDTCPQLVRGLLETGRSELDKQVKPEAWLSSGPTPGPGHLLLVCHVSGFYPKPVWVMWMRGEQEQPGTQQGDVLPNADETWHLRVTLDVAAEEAAGLTCRVRHSSLGGQDIILYWERSRASVGLIAGAILMSLLISGGLLTFWFKKRCSYQDIL, encoded by the exons ATGAGGTGCCTGCTGTTTCTGCTGCTCTGGGGGCTCCCCCAGATTTGGAGAAGTTCTGAGG GCTCCTCCAATCTCCGTTCTCTCCCAGTCCCGCAAAGGAATTTCCCGTTCCGCTGCCTCCAGATCTCGTCCTTCCTCAACCGCagctgggcgcgcacggacggcTTGGCGTGGCTCGGGGAACTGCAGCCCTTCGTGTGGAGCAACGATTCGGACACTATCCGCTTCCTAAAGCCCTGGTCCCAGGGCAAATTCAGTCACCAGCAGTGGGAGAAATTGCAGCATCTGTTTTGGGTTTATCGAAGCAGCTTCACCAGGGACATACAGGAATTCGTCAAAATGCTGCAAACGGCCT ATCCCTTGGAGATCCAGGTGTCTGCTGGATGTGAGGTGCACCCTGGCAACACCTCAGAAAGCTTCTTCCATACAGCATTTCAAGGAAGAGATATCCTGAGTTTCCAAGGAACTTCTTGGGTGCCAGCCCCAGATGCCCCACAGTGGGCCAAGAAAATCATTGGAGTGCTCAACCACGACCAGGGGACCAAGGAAGCAGTGCAGTTACTCCTCAATGACACCTGCCCTCAGTTAGTCAGAGGCCTCCTTGAGACAGGGAGGTCAGAACTGGACAAGCAAG TAAAGCCTGAGGCCTGGCTGTCCAGTGGCCCTACTCCTGGGCCTGGCCATCTGCTGCTGGTGTGCCATGTCTCAGGATTCTACCCAAAGCCTGTGTGGGTGATGTGGATGCGGGGTGAGCAGGAGCAGCCGGGCACTCAGCAAGGTGACGTCCTGCCCAATGCTGATGAAACGTGGCATCTCCGAGTAACCCTGGATGTGGCAGCAGAGGAGGCGGCCGGCCTGACTTGCCGAGTGAGGCACAGCAGTCTAGGAGGCCAGGACATCATCCTCTACTGGG AGCGGAGCCGTGCTTCCGTGGGCTTGATCGCCGGGGCAATACTCATGTCCCTCCTGATCAGTGGAGGCTTATTAACCTTCTGGTTTAAGAAGCGCTG CTCCTATCAAGACATCCTGTGA
- the CD1D gene encoding antigen-presenting glycoprotein CD1d isoform X1, protein MRCLLFLLLWGLPQIWRSSEGSSNLRSLPVPQRNFPFRCLQISSFLNRSWARTDGLAWLGELQPFVWSNDSDTIRFLKPWSQGKFSHQQWEKLQHLFWVYRSSFTRDIQEFVKMLQTAYPLEIQVSAGCEVHPGNTSESFFHTAFQGRDILSFQGTSWVPAPDAPQWAKKIIGVLNHDQGTKEAVQLLLNDTCPQLVRGLLETGRSELDKQVKPEAWLSSGPTPGPGHLLLVCHVSGFYPKPVWVMWMRGEQEQPGTQQGDVLPNADETWHLRVTLDVAAEEAAGLTCRVRHSSLGGQDIILYWAERSRASVGLIAGAILMSLLISGGLLTFWFKKRCSYQDIL, encoded by the exons ATGAGGTGCCTGCTGTTTCTGCTGCTCTGGGGGCTCCCCCAGATTTGGAGAAGTTCTGAGG GCTCCTCCAATCTCCGTTCTCTCCCAGTCCCGCAAAGGAATTTCCCGTTCCGCTGCCTCCAGATCTCGTCCTTCCTCAACCGCagctgggcgcgcacggacggcTTGGCGTGGCTCGGGGAACTGCAGCCCTTCGTGTGGAGCAACGATTCGGACACTATCCGCTTCCTAAAGCCCTGGTCCCAGGGCAAATTCAGTCACCAGCAGTGGGAGAAATTGCAGCATCTGTTTTGGGTTTATCGAAGCAGCTTCACCAGGGACATACAGGAATTCGTCAAAATGCTGCAAACGGCCT ATCCCTTGGAGATCCAGGTGTCTGCTGGATGTGAGGTGCACCCTGGCAACACCTCAGAAAGCTTCTTCCATACAGCATTTCAAGGAAGAGATATCCTGAGTTTCCAAGGAACTTCTTGGGTGCCAGCCCCAGATGCCCCACAGTGGGCCAAGAAAATCATTGGAGTGCTCAACCACGACCAGGGGACCAAGGAAGCAGTGCAGTTACTCCTCAATGACACCTGCCCTCAGTTAGTCAGAGGCCTCCTTGAGACAGGGAGGTCAGAACTGGACAAGCAAG TAAAGCCTGAGGCCTGGCTGTCCAGTGGCCCTACTCCTGGGCCTGGCCATCTGCTGCTGGTGTGCCATGTCTCAGGATTCTACCCAAAGCCTGTGTGGGTGATGTGGATGCGGGGTGAGCAGGAGCAGCCGGGCACTCAGCAAGGTGACGTCCTGCCCAATGCTGATGAAACGTGGCATCTCCGAGTAACCCTGGATGTGGCAGCAGAGGAGGCGGCCGGCCTGACTTGCCGAGTGAGGCACAGCAGTCTAGGAGGCCAGGACATCATCCTCTACTGGG CAGAGCGGAGCCGTGCTTCCGTGGGCTTGATCGCCGGGGCAATACTCATGTCCCTCCTGATCAGTGGAGGCTTATTAACCTTCTGGTTTAAGAAGCGCTG CTCCTATCAAGACATCCTGTGA